One region of Aminobacterium colombiense DSM 12261 genomic DNA includes:
- a CDS encoding acyl-CoA mutase large subunit family protein translates to MTEEKKKIPELFELRKKYEGKVEKVLEKRPERRKEFRTGGNLPLNRVYDPTDLEEFDYARDLNYPGQYPFTRGVQPTLYRGRLWTMRQYAGFATAEESNERYRYLLSQGTTGLSVAFDLPTQIGYDSDHPMAQGECGKVGVAIDSLADMEILFDKIPLDRVSTSMTINAPASVLLAMYICVGEKQGVSMSDLSGTIQNDILKEYIARGTYIFPPKPSMRLITDIFEFCSHNVPKWNTISISGYHIREAGSTAAQEVAFTLADGIAYVEAASKKGLDPNVFGKRLSFFFNAHNDFLEEVAKFRAARRMWAQIMKGRFGVTDPKAQMLRFHTQTAGCTLTAQQPENNIVRVTIQALAAVLGGTQSLHTNSMDEALALPSEKSVGIALKTQQIIGYESGVANTVDPLAGSYVVENLTNEIQKRAEEYIGQIDEMGGMLAAIEKGYVQKHIQDSAYTYQRAIESQDSIVVGVNKFQLEDEKIDMKLLKVDESVGERQIEKLRKMKESRDNIKVQSTLDEIRKAARDESINTMPLIIDAVRNYATEGEICGVLREEFGEYTENIIL, encoded by the coding sequence ATGACTGAAGAAAAGAAAAAAATCCCTGAACTTTTTGAACTTAGAAAAAAGTATGAGGGGAAAGTTGAAAAAGTGTTAGAAAAGCGGCCTGAACGACGAAAAGAATTCCGCACAGGTGGAAATCTTCCTTTAAACCGCGTTTATGACCCAACTGACCTAGAAGAATTTGATTATGCAAGAGACTTAAACTATCCAGGGCAGTACCCCTTTACTCGAGGCGTGCAACCTACGCTTTATAGGGGCCGTCTGTGGACAATGCGTCAGTACGCAGGATTTGCAACTGCAGAAGAGTCCAATGAACGGTATAGATATCTTCTCTCCCAGGGAACTACAGGTCTATCTGTAGCTTTCGACCTTCCTACCCAAATTGGATATGACTCTGACCACCCTATGGCACAGGGGGAATGCGGGAAAGTGGGAGTAGCCATTGATAGCCTTGCCGATATGGAAATCCTTTTCGACAAAATTCCTCTTGATAGGGTTTCTACTTCCATGACAATCAATGCTCCCGCAAGTGTGTTACTCGCCATGTACATTTGTGTTGGAGAAAAACAGGGCGTTTCCATGAGTGATCTTTCTGGTACTATACAAAACGATATTTTAAAAGAATACATAGCCCGAGGCACCTATATTTTCCCCCCAAAACCCTCTATGCGTTTGATAACTGATATATTTGAATTCTGCAGCCATAATGTCCCTAAATGGAATACTATTTCTATTTCCGGTTATCACATTCGGGAGGCCGGCAGCACGGCGGCACAAGAAGTCGCCTTCACATTAGCCGACGGTATCGCTTATGTAGAAGCAGCAAGCAAAAAGGGGCTGGATCCAAACGTGTTCGGCAAGCGCCTTTCCTTCTTCTTCAATGCTCATAACGATTTTTTGGAAGAAGTAGCGAAATTCAGGGCAGCCCGAAGAATGTGGGCCCAGATAATGAAAGGACGCTTTGGAGTAACCGATCCTAAAGCTCAGATGCTTCGTTTCCACACTCAGACCGCAGGTTGCACCCTCACTGCTCAGCAACCGGAGAATAATATAGTCAGGGTCACCATTCAGGCCCTCGCAGCAGTTCTGGGCGGAACCCAGTCCCTCCACACCAACAGCATGGATGAGGCTTTGGCCCTTCCTTCCGAAAAGAGCGTTGGCATCGCTCTTAAGACCCAGCAGATCATTGGCTATGAATCAGGCGTTGCGAACACAGTGGATCCTCTTGCGGGAAGCTACGTTGTTGAAAATTTGACGAACGAAATTCAGAAAAGAGCAGAAGAGTATATCGGGCAAATAGATGAAATGGGCGGCATGCTCGCTGCTATAGAAAAGGGTTATGTCCAGAAACATATTCAGGATTCAGCCTACACGTACCAGAGAGCTATTGAAAGCCAAGACTCCATTGTCGTCGGAGTGAACAAATTCCAGTTAGAAGATGAGAAGATAGATATGAAGCTTCTCAAGGTCGATGAATCAGTGGGAGAACGCCAAATCGAGAAACTTCGAAAGATGAAAGAAAGCAGAGACAACATAAAGGTGCAAAGCACCCTTGATGAAATACGAAAAGCAGCTCGGGATGAATCCATTAACACGATGCCTCTTATTATCGATGCTGTACGCAATTATGCGACTGAAGGCGAAATTTGTGGCGTATTGAGAGAAGAATTCGGAGAATACACAGAAAATATTATTTTGTAA
- a CDS encoding Gfo/Idh/MocA family protein: MDLQRVGVIGVGHLGQHHARLYTELLGTQLVGVVDENEARAAAIGDNLGVPYYTNFEEFIKKARPDAVSVVVPTSLHYEIAKKALENGIHVLIEKPVTTTVREAEDLLNVAAKRDLVLQVGHVERFNSAVQYTSKIVHEPLFLQSRRLGPFSSRISDVGVVLDLMIHDIDIILSLVHSEIDSISATGRCIRTNHEDVASAQISFKNGAMAHILVSRVSERRLRQLEIMEPERYLTINYETQDVSINRCVRHENGTLVEVIEHPVFPKSEPLKLELQHFVTCVREGKQPLVGIMDGKRALEVAISVLKQIHLSEGKEESIISQ; encoded by the coding sequence ATGGACCTACAACGAGTAGGGGTAATAGGAGTGGGACACCTAGGACAGCACCACGCTAGATTATATACCGAACTTCTCGGCACACAGCTTGTGGGAGTAGTTGATGAGAACGAAGCACGCGCAGCTGCTATCGGAGATAATCTTGGGGTTCCTTATTACACAAATTTCGAAGAATTTATCAAGAAAGCACGGCCAGATGCAGTAAGTGTTGTAGTTCCAACAAGTCTTCATTATGAGATAGCAAAGAAAGCTCTGGAAAACGGAATTCATGTTCTTATAGAAAAACCAGTGACAACAACAGTGAGAGAAGCGGAAGACCTGCTTAACGTGGCTGCAAAAAGAGATCTCGTTCTCCAAGTAGGTCATGTGGAACGTTTTAACAGCGCTGTACAATATACATCTAAGATAGTTCATGAACCCCTCTTTCTTCAGTCGCGCCGACTCGGACCCTTTTCTTCCCGAATCAGCGACGTGGGGGTTGTCCTTGATTTAATGATCCATGATATTGATATTATTCTTTCACTAGTGCATTCGGAGATCGACTCCATCTCCGCAACAGGAAGATGTATACGAACAAACCATGAAGATGTTGCTTCTGCGCAGATATCTTTCAAAAATGGAGCAATGGCCCATATTTTAGTAAGCCGCGTTTCAGAGCGCCGTCTTAGACAGCTTGAAATAATGGAACCAGAGCGATATCTAACCATAAACTATGAAACGCAGGATGTTTCAATCAACAGATGCGTACGTCATGAGAATGGCACACTTGTGGAAGTTATAGAACATCCAGTATTCCCCAAGAGCGAGCCTCTTAAGCTGGAACTTCAGCATTTTGTTACATGTGTACGAGAAGGGAAGCAGCCCCTAGTAGGGATAATGGACGGCAAACGTGCCCTCGAAGTCGCCATTTCAGTTCTCAAACAAATTCATCTAAGCGAAGGGAAAGAAGAATCGATCATCTCGCAATAA
- a CDS encoding polyphenol oxidase family protein, with product MTARNFSLDEKEGHYILEYLCPEEKAFFKARLFMKGSLIGKAMGDPALSRKAVASLSKEETSQKKLLAPKQNHGTRILTEREEYCLPERPFADGVFLKSTLYEGSLRFADCVPVILASPVPHPWLMLLHSGFKGTVQNIVKNSLVNLDQKMNLDFNRIYAWIGPGISKTFYFRKDDEWSLLGQKELSSAHWQKEGERVYFDLPGALESQLLENELLEGHITTIPLCSYKDRQYCYSYRRKDIKERMFLLASLIIDK from the coding sequence ATGACCGCACGAAACTTCTCTCTTGATGAGAAAGAGGGGCATTATATTCTTGAATATCTCTGCCCAGAGGAAAAGGCCTTTTTTAAAGCCAGGTTATTTATGAAAGGCAGCCTTATAGGAAAGGCCATGGGGGATCCGGCTCTTAGCAGGAAAGCAGTGGCTTCTCTTTCAAAAGAAGAAACTTCACAAAAGAAGCTTTTAGCCCCTAAACAAAATCACGGGACCCGTATTCTCACAGAAAGAGAAGAATATTGCCTGCCTGAACGACCGTTTGCAGATGGGGTTTTTTTAAAAAGCACCCTCTATGAAGGGAGTCTTCGTTTTGCAGATTGTGTGCCGGTCATATTGGCATCTCCAGTTCCCCATCCATGGCTGATGCTGCTTCATTCAGGGTTTAAGGGAACTGTACAAAATATTGTAAAAAACAGCCTGGTAAACCTTGACCAAAAAATGAATTTGGACTTCAATCGTATCTATGCATGGATCGGTCCTGGCATCAGTAAAACATTTTATTTTAGAAAAGATGATGAATGGTCACTGCTCGGGCAGAAAGAACTTTCCTCCGCCCATTGGCAAAAGGAAGGGGAGCGTGTATATTTTGATCTGCCTGGCGCCCTTGAAAGCCAATTGCTGGAAAATGAACTATTAGAAGGACATATTACCACTATCCCTCTTTGTTCATATAAAGATCGGCAATATTGTTATTCCTATCGGAGAAAGGACATCAAAGAGAGGATGTTCCTATTAGCTTCTCTGATAATCGATAAATAA